In the Deltaproteobacteria bacterium CG2_30_66_27 genome, TCGGGCCGCCCCCCCGCCGGGAGGAAGAGGTCGGCGGGAACGGTGAAGAGGAGCCCGCCGAACTCCTTGTTGAACTCGTCCACCGTCACCCAGGAGAGAACGACCCCCGCGTCGGTCCGGTCGACCCGCTTGTACAGCTCCCGCAGCCCCTCCGTGCGCCGCTCGTTCCGGTAGAGGAGAAATCCCCCGGGGCGGATCTTCTCGGGGCGGAACGCCTCGACGTCGCCGTGAAGGACGATCCGGGAGAGCTCGCCGCGGTCGATCCCCGCCGGATCGCAGAGGGCCCCGGTGCCGTCGAGGATCAGCCGGATCGCCGCTTTCGGGCACCGGTCGAGGAGGATGCGCATCGCGTTCCCGGCCACGTCCCCGTTCGGCCCCCCGGTGAACTTGACCGAAAACGGGTCGGTCCGGATGTCCACGCCCATCTCGCGCATGGCGATCTCGGCGAATTTCACCACCCCGGTCGAGGTGACGCCGTACTCCTTGTGGTTGATCCCCACCCGCTTGCTCGACATGATGCCGGTCCCGAGCAGGTACCCCCGGCGGACCGACAGCTCCGCGATCGTCTCGATCATCGTGTCGTGCATGTTCTCGTCGGGACCCAGCTCGATCGGCTCGTCTTCGCCGTAGTAGTCGACCACCCGCGGATCCTTCGCCTTCCCGTTCTCCGTGACGAAGATGTCGAGGAAGGCGTTGATGAAACCGTACTGGACCTTGTAGAGCCGCTGGTTCATCCGTTCCTTCGTCTGGAGGTCCGGGGCGTTGATCACCACCACCATCTTCGAGCCGCCCTCGTAGATGTCCTTGTTCTTCAGGTGCTGCGTGTGGGCGAGGACGTAGTTCTCGCGGAACAGGGTGTTCGCCACGGTGACGTAGTCGTCGCGGGTGCGTGTGAGAAGGGTTCGCCACCCCCCGCGGGCGATGTCGGAGAAGCCGATGTGATACCCGAGGCCGTTGCGCCCGAAGAAGTAGGTGACCCGGAAGGGCCGGCCCGCGGGCAGGTCCGAGGTGAATTCGGGACCGAGGTCGTCGAGGAACAAAGGGTCGAGGCGGAAGGCGAGCGCGTGCTTCTCCGGTACGAAGAAATTCGTCTTGAGCGTCCGACGGACGAAAGAGAGGGTGGTCCGGAAGATCGTGCGCCGGAACTCGTCCAGCTGCCGATGTCCCGTGTTGTACTCCTCGATCTCTTTCGTCACGGCCGCGAGCGCCGCTTCGTAGGCGGGCTCCCGGTCCGGGATCTCCGGGTCGAACCGCAGCTCGAAGAGGCGCGTGAGCTGGAGGGCGATGTCGGGGTGGGAGTGGAACGCCCGGGAAACGTCCTCGAGGGTGAAGCGGTGGGGCTGGTTGTGGGCGAGGCTCGTGTGGCAGAAGCCGATGAACGCGTTCACCAGCGATGCCTCTTCCCCCGTCAAGCGTCGCGTGAGGACGAGATCGCGGTACACCTCCGAGTCGGTGGCCAGGATCTGGATGTTGTGCAGCTCCCGGCACAGCCTGCGGAAGAGGAGGGAATCCTTCGCGAGGAGCCCCCCCTCCCGGCGGATCACGTAGAACGTCCCGAGAAACCAGGGGAAGGAGCCGGTGGAGATCGTGAGGGTGTACGCGCGCCGGACGCCGAGGTTCAACCGGTTGAACACTTCCATCACCTGGAGCAGGGGATTCTTCTGCGGCGGGTTTCCGACGGCGAAGTAAACGCGGCTCTCACGAGCTCCCTCGCCTCTCCCCGTGTCGGCTTCCTCAACCCCGATGTGGATCCCCATGCGGCTTTTCGCATGGTGAAGGAGCCACAGGATCCTTGCCACGCGCCTCGGGGGGGAGAGGCGGACGTATCCGGGGTTGTTGCGCCACAGCAGGCGCAGCAGATCCTCGCGGACCGAAGAAGGGACGAGTGGGGAGAAGTTTCTAAGGGAGGCGAAGATGCCCCGCCGGATCCGGAGCGGGATGCCGGGCTCTCCCGGCGCGGAGATTTCGGACTCCGCTTTCCGGTCGAACTCGTACCGCTGGATCTCGAGCTCCTTGTCCGCGCCCGGGACGTTCGAATCCGAATGGGCGATCTCCGCGTAGGAGATCTCGCGGGGGTCGAGGAACCGCAGCGTCTCGTACAGGGAGCCCGGGACGGAAAGCCCCGCCAGCATCAATTCCTTGTCCCGGTCGGCGAGAACGAGGTGTCGGTTCCGGGAGAGGTCGCGCAGGTGGAGGCAGAGGGCCGCGAGCGCTTCCGGTTCCTCCCGCATCGTGTGAAACAGGATCGGCGCCATGTTGGCGTGAAGCCAGGCGAGGTTTTCCCGGGCCGCCCCGGAGGTCGCACGGAGGCTCCGAAGGACGTCCCGATCCATCCGGTGTTCGGCGTCAGGCCGCATGCGCACCCTCCTGGCTGTTTTTCCCTCGATTTTCTTGATTTTAACACGAGGCTTCCTTCACGGGACCCGCTCCTCCCCGGCCGCCCGACATTTCCTTGCCGCGAAAACGGTAAGATATGCCCACCGTATTCATGAAACCCGGAATAAAGAAGGCGGGGGGCGGAAGGACGGATGACGGTGATGACAGGTCCGCCGGTGCAGGTGGGATACGCCCTCGCGACCCTCTACTGAAAAACCCCATCTGTGGCTGGTGGGGTGGGAGTGAGGACCGCGCGGAGGCGGACCTTTCCTTCCCGTAATTTCGCGAGCACCTCGTTGACCGCGGAGAGGGGGTGCCGCTCCACCATCGACCGGATGCCGTGGTCCGCGGCGAACCGGAGCATCGCGTCCATGTCGTCCCTGGTGCCGATCAGCGATCCGACGATCCGCTTCTGTCCGGTGAGGAGTCCCGCGGGGAGGACCGAGGCGTTCTCGGCGATCGCGGCCAGGACCACCAGTGTCCCGTTCGGCCCCAGCCCGGGAATGCACTGTTCGAAGAGCCGGGCGGAGATCCCGGTGAGGAGGATGACGTCGGCGCCGCCCGTCTTCGTCAACGCCCGGCCGATCTTCTCCTTCTCCGAGTCAATCACCTCCCGGGCTCCGAGCGAGCGCGCGAGCTCCGCCTTCCCGGGTCCCCGCACGATAGCGACCACGTGGGCTCCCATC is a window encoding:
- a CDS encoding amino acid dehydrogenase produces the protein MDRDVLRSLRATSGAARENLAWLHANMAPILFHTMREEPEALAALCLHLRDLSRNRHLVLADRDKELMLAGLSVPGSLYETLRFLDPREISYAEIAHSDSNVPGADKELEIQRYEFDRKAESEISAPGEPGIPLRIRRGIFASLRNFSPLVPSSVREDLLRLLWRNNPGYVRLSPPRRVARILWLLHHAKSRMGIHIGVEEADTGRGEGARESRVYFAVGNPPQKNPLLQVMEVFNRLNLGVRRAYTLTISTGSFPWFLGTFYVIRREGGLLAKDSLLFRRLCRELHNIQILATDSEVYRDLVLTRRLTGEEASLVNAFIGFCHTSLAHNQPHRFTLEDVSRAFHSHPDIALQLTRLFELRFDPEIPDREPAYEAALAAVTKEIEEYNTGHRQLDEFRRTIFRTTLSFVRRTLKTNFFVPEKHALAFRLDPLFLDDLGPEFTSDLPAGRPFRVTYFFGRNGLGYHIGFSDIARGGWRTLLTRTRDDYVTVANTLFRENYVLAHTQHLKNKDIYEGGSKMVVVINAPDLQTKERMNQRLYKVQYGFINAFLDIFVTENGKAKDPRVVDYYGEDEPIELGPDENMHDTMIETIAELSVRRGYLLGTGIMSSKRVGINHKEYGVTSTGVVKFAEIAMREMGVDIRTDPFSVKFTGGPNGDVAGNAMRILLDRCPKAAIRLILDGTGALCDPAGIDRGELSRIVLHGDVEAFRPEKIRPGGFLLYRNERRTEGLRELYKRVDRTDAGVVLSWVTVDEFNKEFGGLLFTVPADLFLPAGGRPETVDGTNWIRFIGTDGAPTARVIVEGANSFLTPDARTELQKRGIVLLRDASANKCGVISSSYEIIGNLMMTEKEFLAHKEEYVRDVLAILEKRAGDEALLIFRRKREAGASLSYTEISDAISVEINGFYTRLFDFFRSHPSIAEKGPYRRAMLSHLPRFLRANTRFRRRIPRLPAKYRWAILASEIASTIVYRGGFERDFGGDLNRYAKKMFP